From a single Pelmatolapia mariae isolate MD_Pm_ZW linkage group LG20, Pm_UMD_F_2, whole genome shotgun sequence genomic region:
- the LOC134618908 gene encoding N-alpha-acetyltransferase 80: MSKPVTSTSDDPRRQNFYEVSTLDGDVKEKLRVVSEQPEQVHAVPIHQRPDLLVPCADLVNCEWQRSQAARVHSLQKSCSEFPVNLVLLQGRGETERLLGHARLSRVVGHSGSLFVESVVVSKAERGKGYGRTLMEKTERYARSRGFKRLCLTTHDKQHFYAHLGYVLSTPVQNAGAMTAFIPMETLLRFSRMPSEETSVQTQTKMHAQGDRDSGGGCAVRSPPSFNLPPPPPLSIPTPPPPTIPCPPPLPPPPPPPQCAGQCVVQTLTETPYRDAKGLPIYWMHKDI, translated from the coding sequence GTCTAAACCAGTAACGTCAACGTCCGACGATCCAAGGCGACAAAACTTCTACGAGGTCTCAACACTGGATGGAGACGTTAAAGAGAAGCTACGCGTAGTCTCCGAGCAGCCAGAGCAGGTCCACGCCGTTCCCATCCACCAGCGTCCCGACCTGCTCGTTCCCTGCGCAGACCTCGTCAACTGTGAGTGGCAGAGGAGCCAGGCCGCCCGGGTTCACTCTCTCCAAAAATCCTGCTCAGAGTTTCCCGTCAACCTGGTCCTCCTGCAGGGCCGCGGGGAGACTGAGAGGCTACTCGGCCACGCCAGGCTGTCTCGAGTCGTGGGTCACAGCGGGAGCCTTTTTGTCGAGTCAGTAGTTGTGTCCAAGGCGGAGCGAGGCAAGGGCTACGGCCGCACTTTGATGGAGAAGACCGAACGTTACGCCAGAAGTCGAGGGTTCAAGCGTCTCTGTCTAACCACCCACGATAAGCAGCACTTCTACGCCCACCTTGGCTATGTGCTGTCGACACCAGTGCAGAACGCGGGGGCCATGACGGCATTCATTCCCATGGAGACGCTTCTGAGGTTCTCCCGGATGCCGAGTGAGGAAACGAGCGTGCAGACGCAAACAAAGATGCACGCTCAAGGGGACAGAGACTCAGGAGGTGGTTGTGCTGTACGGTCACCTCCATCCTTTAAtttacctcctcctcctcctttatccATCcctactcctcctcctcccactaTCCCTTGtcctccccctctccctccccctcccccccctcCTCAATGTGCAGGGCAGTGTGTAGTTCAGACTCTGACTGAAACTCCGTACAGAGATGCCAAAGGACTTCCCATCTACTGGATGCACAAGGACATTTGA